A portion of the Novosphingobium sp. KA1 genome contains these proteins:
- a CDS encoding XrtA/PEP-CTERM system exopolysaccharide export protein: MSYPRFARLLGGAALASTVLAGCAGGASHPELPPAQFVAMQEGPGEEYVIGPLDQLTIFVWRNPELGAKVQVRPDGRITTPLITDMPAVGKTPAMLAEDIRLQLSQYIQDPLVSVIVDGFAGTFSQQIRVVGATEKPASIPYRANMTVLDAMIAVGGLSEYAAGNRAKLIRFDKSSGTQKEYALRLGDLLKKGDSKANVMLSPGDVIIIPESMF, from the coding sequence ATGTCGTACCCCCGTTTTGCCCGACTTCTCGGAGGCGCCGCGCTGGCCAGCACGGTGCTCGCCGGGTGCGCGGGCGGGGCCTCGCATCCCGAATTGCCGCCCGCGCAGTTCGTGGCGATGCAGGAAGGCCCCGGCGAGGAATACGTGATCGGCCCGCTCGATCAGCTCACGATCTTTGTCTGGCGCAATCCGGAACTCGGGGCGAAAGTGCAGGTGCGGCCCGACGGGCGCATCACCACCCCGCTGATCACCGACATGCCCGCCGTCGGCAAGACGCCGGCGATGCTGGCCGAGGATATCCGCCTCCAGCTCTCGCAGTACATCCAGGATCCGCTCGTCTCGGTGATCGTCGATGGTTTCGCGGGCACGTTCAGCCAGCAGATCCGCGTGGTCGGCGCTACCGAAAAACCCGCCTCGATCCCCTATCGCGCCAACATGACCGTGCTCGACGCGATGATCGCGGTGGGCGGTCTGTCGGAATACGCTGCCGGAAACCGCGCCAAGCTGATCCGTTTCGACAAGTCCAGCGGCACCCAGAAGGAATATGCCCTGCGGCTCGGCGACTTGCTCAAGAAGGGCGACAGCAAGGCCAACGTGATGCTGAGCCCGGGCGATGTGATCATCATTCCCGAGAGCATGTTCTGA
- a CDS encoding XrtA system polysaccharide chain length determinant, translated as MNGLYEELMGAIYSVWHRRWIALAVAWAVCLAGWLAVALIPNAYESQARIFIQLDDALAEQVGIGVADKKRDIERIRQTLTSAVNLEKVVRGTRLGNTIASPSQMEQAVLQLGNKVKVVSQEDNLFEISATADYRSFSDAENATLSREIAQKMIDIFREENLSGDKGDMVETISFVNQQLRQREKELESAEQRRTAFEAQHPELAQGGVAVVQRLDASRTQLRDVEADLIAAQSALAAMDGQLSSIPRTIPGAGGGGAGAALSRAQADLASMRARGLTDNHPDVIAARNQIAALRGPAAQEAASGSGTPNPAYSSLQSIRAERQASVQALLARKAGLQSDIASLTASAIQDPELATQAQRINRDYDVLKDQYDKLLQDREELRLRGEVKTGREAVKFQVVDPPTSPRKPVAPNRPLLLLGVLIAGIGGGCVAAFALGKVRSVFATSAGLEKATGLPVLGAISQHMTDSARALRWRGIKLFCGAGAALCGLFVVLLAVEFIQRGTVT; from the coding sequence ATGAACGGCCTGTACGAAGAACTGATGGGGGCGATCTACAGCGTCTGGCACCGGCGCTGGATCGCGCTGGCCGTTGCCTGGGCGGTCTGTCTTGCCGGTTGGCTGGCGGTGGCCCTGATCCCCAACGCCTACGAATCGCAGGCGCGTATCTTCATCCAGCTGGACGATGCCCTGGCCGAGCAGGTCGGCATCGGCGTGGCCGACAAGAAACGCGACATCGAACGTATCCGCCAGACCCTGACCAGTGCGGTCAATCTGGAAAAGGTCGTGCGCGGCACCCGCCTTGGCAACACCATCGCCTCGCCCAGCCAGATGGAGCAGGCCGTGCTCCAGCTGGGCAACAAGGTGAAGGTCGTCAGCCAGGAGGACAATCTTTTCGAGATCAGCGCCACGGCCGACTACCGCTCGTTCTCGGATGCCGAAAACGCCACGCTCTCGCGCGAGATCGCCCAGAAGATGATCGACATCTTCCGCGAGGAAAACCTTTCGGGCGACAAGGGCGACATGGTCGAGACGATCAGTTTCGTGAACCAGCAGCTGCGCCAGCGTGAGAAGGAACTGGAAAGCGCCGAACAGCGCCGCACCGCCTTCGAGGCGCAGCATCCCGAACTGGCGCAAGGCGGCGTGGCGGTGGTGCAGCGGCTCGATGCCTCGCGCACCCAGCTGCGCGACGTCGAGGCCGATCTCATCGCCGCGCAGAGCGCGCTGGCGGCCATGGACGGCCAGCTCTCCAGCATCCCGCGCACGATCCCGGGGGCGGGCGGCGGCGGGGCGGGGGCGGCGCTATCCCGTGCACAGGCGGACCTCGCCTCGATGCGCGCGCGGGGCCTGACCGACAATCACCCCGACGTGATCGCCGCACGCAACCAGATCGCCGCGCTCAGGGGACCGGCCGCGCAGGAGGCGGCCAGCGGCAGCGGCACGCCGAACCCGGCCTACAGCTCGCTGCAGTCGATCCGGGCGGAGCGCCAGGCATCGGTGCAGGCGCTGCTTGCCCGCAAGGCCGGGCTCCAGTCCGACATCGCCTCGCTGACGGCATCGGCGATCCAGGACCCGGAACTGGCGACCCAGGCCCAGCGCATCAACCGTGACTACGACGTGCTCAAGGACCAGTACGACAAGCTCCTGCAGGACCGCGAGGAACTGCGCCTGCGCGGCGAAGTGAAGACCGGGCGCGAGGCGGTGAAGTTCCAGGTCGTCGATCCGCCGACGAGCCCGCGCAAGCCGGTGGCACCCAACCGCCCGCTGCTGCTGCTGGGCGTGCTGATCGCCGGTATTGGCGGCGGCTGCGTGGCGGCCTTCGCGCTCGGCAAGGTGCGTTCGGTGTTCGCCACCAGCGCGGGCCTCGAAAAGGCGACCGGGCTGCCGGTGCTCGGCGCGATCTCGCAGCACATGACCGATAGCGCGCGCGCCTTGCGCTGGCGCGGGATCAAGCTGTTCTGCGGTGCCGGCGCGGCGCTTTGCGGTCTTTTTGTTGTCCTGCTCGCGGTGGAGTTCATCCAGCGCGGCACGGTGACGTAA
- a CDS encoding capsular biosynthesis protein, whose protein sequence is MPDDTEPKPRPRESLLERAAGRFDFARVTPPVVPPVAPPVAGPVPRPEPRPEPRAALAPAVQPMVEVPAADIPEAAPIPEAAPAEPAAPLMATPPEAAPFARPLADARLLPVVFSGPRHPVDREHLREQGLIEPEGAVSALLEEFRIVKRRLLVQAADLRRQNAGPAAQRILIGSPHPGEGKTYCALNLALAIAAEKESEVLLVDADFAKPSILSALGLPGGPGLMDALMDERIDVADCVLGTDVPGLWVLPAGDTTVNDSEYLSSSRAAEVLNRLTEGTTRRIVIFDSPPALAASPAAELAKHVGQAVVIVRADRTGQGAIDDAVSLLAACPNVQLLLNGAQFSPSGRRFGAYYGYSG, encoded by the coding sequence ATGCCCGACGACACCGAACCCAAGCCCCGCCCCCGCGAGTCCTTGCTCGAGCGGGCGGCAGGCCGCTTCGATTTTGCGCGCGTGACGCCGCCGGTGGTTCCTCCAGTGGCGCCGCCGGTCGCTGGCCCGGTGCCTCGCCCAGAGCCTCGCCCAGAGCCTCGCGCCGCCCTTGCGCCGGCAGTTCAGCCGATGGTGGAAGTGCCTGCCGCTGACATTCCCGAAGCCGCTCCAATTCCTGAAGCCGCCCCGGCAGAGCCGGCAGCGCCGCTCATGGCGACGCCGCCGGAGGCTGCCCCGTTCGCCCGTCCGCTTGCCGATGCCAGATTGCTTCCGGTGGTCTTTTCCGGTCCCCGCCACCCGGTGGACCGTGAGCATTTGCGCGAGCAGGGGCTGATCGAGCCGGAAGGTGCGGTAAGCGCGCTCCTCGAAGAGTTCCGTATCGTCAAGCGCCGGTTGCTGGTCCAGGCCGCCGACCTGCGCCGCCAGAACGCCGGTCCCGCCGCCCAGCGCATCCTGATCGGCTCGCCGCATCCGGGCGAGGGCAAGACCTACTGCGCGCTCAATCTCGCACTCGCGATCGCGGCGGAGAAGGAAAGCGAGGTGCTGCTGGTCGATGCCGACTTCGCCAAGCCCTCGATCCTCTCGGCGCTGGGGCTGCCGGGCGGCCCGGGCCTGATGGACGCACTGATGGACGAGCGCATCGACGTCGCCGACTGCGTGCTGGGCACCGACGTGCCCGGTCTCTGGGTGCTGCCCGCGGGCGATACCACCGTCAACGACAGCGAATATCTGTCCTCCTCGCGCGCGGCGGAAGTGCTGAACCGGCTGACCGAGGGCACCACGCGCCGCATCGTCATCTTCGATTCCCCGCCTGCGCTGGCCGCATCGCCCGCCGCCGAATTGGCCAAGCATGTCGGCCAGGCGGTCGTGATCGTGCGGGCGGACCGCACCGGGCAGGGCGCCATCGACGATGCGGTGTCGCTGCTGGCGGCCTGTCCCAACGTGCAACTGCTGCTCAACGGGGCACAGTTCAGCCCGAGCGGACGGCGCTTCGGTGCCTACTATGGGTATAGCGGATGA